One Mycobacterium kubicae genomic window carries:
- a CDS encoding alpha/beta hydrolase codes for MTAFGSGDGPHLEEDTPATAPADPSGGRLGARVRAPTLPPYPAGLHALALDRGRNTLLYVPSGYRGDAATPLAVLMHGAGGHARGGIDPFLAVADAAGVLLLAPQSAASTWDVIVGSFGPDVRLLDDALAHVFARHSVDANHFAIGGFSDGASYALSLGLTNGNLFSHVIAFSPGFAAPGATCGRPNIYITHGTNDQVLPIDMTSRRLRPRLERAGYDVVYHEFCGGHVVPTDRARSGLDWFLH; via the coding sequence ATGACGGCGTTCGGGTCGGGCGACGGCCCGCACTTGGAAGAGGACACTCCGGCAACTGCGCCCGCCGATCCGTCCGGTGGACGGCTGGGGGCTCGGGTCAGAGCGCCGACGCTGCCGCCGTATCCGGCGGGACTACACGCCCTGGCCCTGGACCGCGGCCGCAACACCCTGTTGTATGTGCCGAGCGGGTACCGCGGGGACGCTGCGACACCCTTGGCCGTGTTGATGCACGGCGCCGGGGGCCATGCCCGCGGCGGGATCGATCCGTTCCTCGCCGTCGCGGACGCGGCCGGTGTGCTGCTGCTGGCGCCGCAGAGCGCCGCTTCCACCTGGGACGTGATCGTAGGATCCTTCGGGCCGGACGTCAGGTTGCTCGACGACGCCCTCGCCCACGTGTTCGCCCGCCACAGTGTCGACGCGAATCACTTTGCCATAGGCGGCTTTTCGGACGGCGCCTCGTATGCACTGTCGCTGGGATTGACCAACGGCAACTTGTTCAGCCATGTCATCGCGTTCTCGCCTGGGTTCGCCGCGCCCGGGGCAACCTGCGGGCGGCCGAACATCTACATCACCCACGGCACCAACGACCAAGTACTGCCCATCGATATGACCAGCCGCCGGTTGCGGCCACGGTTGGAACGCGCCGGTTACGACGTTGTCTATCACGAATTCTGTGGCGGGCACGTGGTGCCCACCGACCGCGCCAGGTCGGGCCTCGACTGGTTCCTGCACTAG
- a CDS encoding zinc-dependent alcohol dehydrogenase, translated as MRALCWNGVNDLSVETVDDPKILNPHDVIVEVRLTTTCGSDLHFIDGYLPGMREGDVFGHEFMGVVAETGPEVRDTKVGDRVVVPSFIACNQCWFCDHELYACCDTTNPNAELQQPLLGYPSGGIYGYTHPFGGYAGSHAQYVRVPFGDANCFAIPGDITDEQALFLSDAVPTGFMGADFCDIAGGDTVAVWGAGGVGLMAARSALLLGAERSIIIDRIPERLALARDHFGLETIDYTAVDSVHETLREMTGGRGPDACIEAVGMEGHGTGVQQLYDKAKQLLRLETDRATAMRQAILACRKGGVVSVLGVYGVTDKFPMGVLTNKGLTLKTSQQHGQRYMTRLFDYVEQGDLDPAKLISHDLPLEDGVRAYDLFKNKKDNCIRVALRP; from the coding sequence ATGCGCGCACTGTGCTGGAACGGTGTCAACGACTTGTCGGTGGAGACGGTCGACGACCCCAAAATCCTCAACCCACACGATGTGATCGTCGAAGTCCGGCTCACCACCACCTGTGGCTCGGACCTGCACTTCATCGACGGCTACCTGCCGGGCATGCGGGAAGGCGACGTCTTCGGCCACGAGTTCATGGGGGTGGTCGCCGAGACCGGCCCGGAAGTGCGCGACACCAAGGTTGGTGACCGGGTGGTGGTGCCCTCGTTCATCGCCTGCAATCAGTGCTGGTTCTGCGATCACGAACTGTATGCGTGTTGTGACACCACGAATCCGAACGCGGAACTGCAGCAACCGTTGCTGGGATATCCCTCGGGCGGAATTTACGGCTACACCCATCCCTTCGGCGGCTACGCGGGCTCACATGCGCAATACGTGCGGGTTCCGTTCGGCGACGCCAATTGTTTCGCGATACCCGGCGACATCACCGACGAGCAAGCGCTGTTCCTATCCGATGCTGTGCCAACCGGTTTCATGGGCGCCGACTTCTGCGACATCGCCGGCGGGGACACCGTGGCGGTATGGGGCGCCGGCGGGGTCGGCCTGATGGCGGCCCGCAGCGCGTTGTTGCTCGGCGCCGAACGCTCCATCATCATCGACCGGATTCCCGAGCGACTGGCGCTGGCGCGAGACCACTTCGGACTGGAGACCATCGACTACACCGCGGTCGACAGTGTGCACGAGACATTGCGTGAGATGACCGGCGGACGCGGGCCCGATGCCTGCATCGAGGCGGTTGGCATGGAAGGCCACGGCACTGGGGTCCAGCAGCTCTACGACAAGGCCAAGCAGCTGCTGCGGCTGGAAACCGATCGGGCCACCGCGATGCGGCAGGCGATCCTGGCCTGCCGAAAGGGCGGAGTGGTCTCCGTGCTGGGCGTCTACGGCGTCACCGACAAGTTCCCCATGGGTGTGCTGACCAACAAAGGCCTCACGCTCAAGACGTCGCAGCAGCACGGCCAGCGCTACATGACCCGGTTGTTCGACTATGTCGAGCAGGGTGATCTGGATCCGGCCAAGCTCATCAGCCACGACCTGCCGCTGGAAGACGGCGTGCGCGCCTACGACTTGTTCAAGAACAAAAAGGACAACTGCATTCGAGTGGCGCTCCGGCCATGA
- a CDS encoding class I SAM-dependent methyltransferase, with amino-acid sequence MLTIDFDRLAIGPATRVIDVGCGAGRHAFEAYRRGADVVAFDRDEPELRAVDTILRAMAEAGEAPAEASATVVLGDALSLPYADETFDCVIASEILEHIPHDDAAIAELIRVLKVGGTLAISVPRWLPEQVCWLLSEEYHSNEGGHVRIYRASQLRDKFTGYGLELTHTHHAHALHSPFWWLKCAVGVSHPDHPAVAAYHKLLVWDLMQRPRITQVAESLLNPLVGKSVAMYFTKPAATEVSATLGTSVASG; translated from the coding sequence GTGCTGACAATCGATTTCGACCGGTTGGCCATCGGACCGGCAACGCGTGTCATCGACGTGGGCTGCGGCGCCGGCCGGCATGCGTTCGAGGCGTACCGTCGCGGCGCGGATGTAGTCGCGTTCGACCGCGATGAGCCCGAACTTCGCGCGGTGGACACCATTCTGCGGGCCATGGCTGAGGCCGGTGAGGCACCGGCCGAAGCATCGGCAACGGTTGTGTTGGGTGACGCGCTCAGCTTGCCCTACGCCGACGAGACGTTCGACTGCGTCATCGCCTCGGAGATCCTCGAGCACATCCCGCACGACGACGCCGCGATCGCCGAGCTCATCAGGGTCTTGAAAGTCGGTGGCACGCTGGCCATCAGCGTGCCGCGATGGCTGCCGGAGCAGGTCTGTTGGCTGTTGTCGGAGGAATACCACAGCAACGAAGGCGGCCATGTGCGGATCTACCGGGCCAGTCAGTTGCGCGACAAATTCACCGGATACGGACTGGAACTGACCCACACACATCACGCCCACGCTTTGCACTCGCCGTTCTGGTGGTTGAAATGTGCTGTGGGCGTGTCGCATCCGGATCACCCGGCGGTGGCCGCGTATCACAAACTGTTGGTGTGGGATCTGATGCAGCGGCCGAGGATCACCCAGGTGGCCGAGTCACTGCTCAATCCGCTGGTGGGCAAGAGCGTGGCGATGTACTTCACCAAGCCGGCTGCGACCGAAGTTTCGGCGACGTTGGGAACTTCAGTTGCGTCGGGGTAG
- a CDS encoding anti-sigma factor antagonist (This anti-anti-sigma factor, or anti-sigma factor antagonist, belongs to a family that includes characterized members SpoIIAA, RsbV, RsfA, and RsfB.), translated as MSLAPTDLRPAHLRLSTRLVSELGAQNSTLRAAVQGVGSAVIVYAGGEIDACNEHIWRLLLREASAFVDPQQPFIVDVNSVDFISCSGFEALADEAHRCRERGIELCLVSLQPSVCRIVEACGLSDVLTVLTSAAQALDPYEQLSPEAVIDEAC; from the coding sequence GTGAGCCTGGCCCCTACTGATCTGCGTCCCGCCCACCTGCGGTTGAGCACGCGCCTGGTCTCCGAGCTCGGTGCCCAGAACAGCACGCTGCGGGCCGCCGTGCAAGGCGTCGGCTCGGCGGTGATCGTCTATGCCGGCGGTGAGATCGACGCCTGCAACGAGCACATCTGGCGGCTGCTACTCCGCGAGGCTTCGGCGTTCGTCGACCCGCAGCAGCCCTTCATAGTCGATGTCAACAGCGTCGATTTCATCTCCTGCTCGGGTTTCGAGGCGTTGGCCGACGAGGCCCACCGCTGCCGCGAACGCGGAATCGAACTCTGCCTGGTCAGCCTGCAACCGTCGGTCTGTCGAATCGTGGAAGCTTGCGGGCTCAGTGACGTACTGACGGTGCTGACCAGCGCTGCCCAGGCTTTGGATCCTTACGAACAGCTCTCGCCTGAGGCAGTCATAGACGAAGCGTGCTGA
- a CDS encoding flavin-containing monooxygenase produces the protein MTSPLGHRGGVTIIGAGFGGICMAIKLRRAGIPFTILEKGDRVGGVWRDNTYPGAACDVPSHLYSYSFEPSHDWSRKYGTQPEIQSYIEYCARKYGIIDHVRFGQEVTRASFDESAAQWTLETADGGTVNSAFLVAATGQLSLPADPQFPGMERFTGHAFHSARWDHDYDLRGKRVAVVGTGASAIQFVPEVARQAQQMYVLQRSAPYVLPKPDRRYTPLEKYLYRHFTGSLVASRTRQYVYHEARVIPLTKGVGIKALERGWERYLRSQVSDEALRAKLRPDYPIGCKRVLLSNDWYAALSRPNVEVIAAGLTEVRPGSIVAADGSECDVDTIIFGTGFAANDFLAPMTIVGRDGRRLHDVWQERGGAEAFKGIAVSGFPNLFILYGPNTNLGHNSIIYMLESQADYVLEAIRHAATHGARWLDVRPAAHDEYNDDLQRSLKKTVWQRGCDSWYVTEAGKNTNNWPSFTFDYRRQTRFFDPVHYQTDAAEPSQLISTGVHP, from the coding sequence GTGACATCCCCACTCGGCCACCGAGGTGGCGTCACGATCATTGGAGCCGGTTTCGGCGGCATCTGCATGGCCATCAAACTGCGTCGCGCCGGCATCCCATTCACGATCCTGGAGAAAGGGGATCGGGTCGGCGGCGTTTGGCGCGACAACACCTATCCAGGCGCCGCGTGCGACGTTCCCTCTCACTTGTACTCGTATTCGTTCGAACCGAGCCACGACTGGTCGCGAAAGTACGGCACGCAACCGGAGATCCAGAGCTACATCGAGTACTGCGCGCGCAAGTACGGGATCATCGACCACGTCCGCTTCGGTCAGGAAGTCACGCGCGCCAGCTTCGACGAGAGCGCTGCCCAGTGGACCCTCGAGACCGCCGACGGCGGCACCGTCAACTCCGCCTTCCTGGTCGCAGCCACCGGTCAGCTCAGCCTGCCCGCCGATCCCCAATTTCCCGGCATGGAGCGGTTCACCGGTCATGCGTTCCATTCCGCACGCTGGGACCATGACTACGACTTGCGGGGCAAGCGGGTCGCGGTCGTCGGCACCGGCGCCTCGGCGATCCAGTTCGTGCCCGAAGTCGCACGGCAGGCGCAACAGATGTACGTGCTGCAGCGCTCAGCGCCGTACGTACTGCCCAAACCCGACCGGCGCTACACCCCGCTGGAGAAGTATCTGTACCGGCATTTCACGGGCTCGCTGGTGGCCAGCCGGACGCGCCAGTACGTCTACCACGAGGCGCGGGTGATACCGCTGACCAAGGGCGTCGGCATCAAAGCACTGGAGCGGGGCTGGGAGCGCTATCTGCGTTCGCAGGTATCCGATGAGGCGCTGCGCGCCAAGCTGCGTCCCGATTACCCGATCGGCTGCAAGCGGGTGCTGCTGTCCAACGACTGGTACGCGGCGCTGAGCCGGCCCAACGTCGAGGTCATTGCGGCTGGGCTGACTGAAGTGAGGCCCGGCAGCATCGTTGCCGCGGACGGCAGCGAATGCGACGTCGACACCATCATTTTCGGCACCGGCTTCGCGGCGAACGACTTCCTTGCCCCGATGACGATAGTCGGGCGTGACGGTCGCCGGCTGCACGACGTATGGCAAGAACGCGGCGGTGCCGAAGCGTTCAAAGGCATTGCCGTGAGCGGGTTTCCGAACCTCTTCATCCTCTATGGGCCGAACACCAATCTGGGCCACAACTCGATCATCTACATGCTCGAGTCCCAGGCCGACTATGTGCTCGAGGCGATTCGGCACGCCGCGACGCACGGCGCCAGGTGGCTCGACGTCCGACCCGCAGCTCACGATGAGTACAACGACGACCTGCAGCGCAGCCTGAAGAAGACGGTCTGGCAGCGCGGTTGTGACAGTTGGTACGTGACCGAGGCAGGCAAGAACACGAACAACTGGCCGAGCTTCACGTTCGACTATCGACGCCAGACCCGCTTCTTCGATCCGGTGCACTACCAGACCGACGCAGCCGAACCATCCCAGCTCATCAGCACAGGAGTTCACCCATGA
- a CDS encoding prenyltransferase, whose product MRRGSAPAVPGVVSAEQCRQTALSIAAAQETSGAIPWFEGGHTDPWDHVECAMALTTAGLLEPARAAFDWSRRTQRPDGSWPIQLRAGVVEDANSDSNFCAYIAAGVWHHVLVTGDHRFARTMWPTVQKAIDFVIDLQVGYGEICWARSEAGPLREALLTGCASIFHSIRCALALAALIGEPQPEWELALGRLGHAITEHPEAFTEKDRYSMDWYYPILGSALRGPAAATRIKQRWGDFVVGGLGIRCVVDRPWVTGAETCELVMALDAIGLRPAAHRQFDAMQHLREHDGSYWTGLVFADGKRWPEERTTWTGAAMILAADALSDTTPASGLFRGDGLPVGLQDDFDCECLTTSR is encoded by the coding sequence TTGCGTCGGGGTAGCGCGCCGGCGGTGCCAGGCGTCGTCAGCGCCGAGCAATGCCGGCAGACCGCCCTGTCCATCGCCGCCGCACAGGAGACCTCGGGCGCCATCCCGTGGTTCGAAGGTGGTCACACCGACCCGTGGGATCACGTGGAATGCGCCATGGCGCTCACCACCGCCGGACTGCTGGAACCCGCACGCGCGGCGTTCGATTGGAGCCGCCGCACGCAGCGGCCCGACGGCTCGTGGCCCATCCAGTTGCGGGCCGGAGTCGTCGAAGACGCCAACAGCGACAGCAACTTCTGCGCCTACATCGCCGCAGGCGTCTGGCATCACGTGCTGGTCACCGGTGATCACAGGTTCGCGCGGACTATGTGGCCGACGGTGCAGAAGGCGATCGATTTCGTCATCGACTTGCAGGTTGGGTACGGCGAAATCTGTTGGGCCAGAAGCGAAGCCGGCCCCCTGCGGGAAGCATTGCTGACCGGGTGCGCCAGTATCTTTCACAGCATCAGGTGTGCGCTGGCACTTGCGGCTCTGATCGGGGAACCGCAGCCCGAATGGGAACTGGCTCTGGGCCGGCTGGGGCATGCCATCACCGAGCATCCCGAGGCGTTCACCGAGAAGGACCGCTACTCGATGGACTGGTACTACCCCATCCTGGGTAGTGCGCTGCGCGGTCCGGCGGCCGCCACCCGAATCAAGCAGCGCTGGGGGGATTTCGTGGTCGGTGGTCTTGGTATCCGCTGCGTTGTCGACCGGCCCTGGGTGACCGGTGCGGAAACGTGTGAACTCGTCATGGCGCTCGACGCGATCGGACTGCGACCGGCCGCGCACCGGCAGTTCGACGCGATGCAGCACCTGCGCGAACACGACGGCTCATATTGGACGGGTTTGGTGTTCGCCGACGGGAAACGCTGGCCCGAGGAGCGCACCACCTGGACGGGCGCGGCCATGATCTTGGCTGCCGACGCGCTGTCGGACACCACACCGGCCAGCGGGCTGTTTCGCGGTGATGGTCTACCGGTGGGCCTGCAAGACGACTTCGATTGTGAGTGCCTCACCACTAGCCGCTGA
- a CDS encoding glycosyltransferase family 4 protein, producing the protein MRIALLSYRSKTHCGGQGVYVRHLSRGLVELGHDVEVFSGQPYPQLLDPRVRLTKVPSLDLYREPDPFRVPRPSEIRDSIDLLELATMWTAGFPEPRTFTLRVARQLAARLADFDIVHDNQSLGTGLLKIAGQLPVVATVHHPITRDRVLDLAAARWWRKPLVHRWYGFATMQKQVARQIPELLTVSSSSAADIVTDFGVSPDQLHVVPLGVNTNLFKPGPLPRQRGRVMAIASADTPLKGVSTLLHAIARLRVNRDLELRLVAKVEPNGPTHKLIAELGISDIVHISSGLSDADLAALFASAEVACIPSLYEGFSLPAVEAMASGTPIVASRVGALPEVLGTDGACAELVPPANVDALTEALGGLLDSPEKRADLGRAGRDRAVNVFSWEAVAAQTVRVYERAIARKAAMGSQTQC; encoded by the coding sequence ATGCGAATTGCCCTGCTGTCCTACCGGAGTAAGACCCATTGCGGCGGACAGGGTGTTTACGTGCGCCATCTCAGCCGCGGTCTGGTGGAGCTCGGGCACGACGTCGAGGTGTTCTCCGGCCAGCCTTACCCGCAGCTGCTTGACCCGCGGGTGCGCCTGACCAAGGTGCCGAGTCTTGACCTGTACCGCGAACCCGACCCCTTCCGGGTGCCGCGGCCCAGCGAGATCCGCGACTCGATTGACCTGTTGGAACTCGCCACCATGTGGACGGCCGGCTTCCCCGAGCCCAGAACGTTCACCCTGCGCGTCGCCCGGCAACTCGCCGCCCGCCTCGCCGACTTCGACATCGTTCACGACAATCAGAGCCTGGGCACCGGGCTGCTCAAGATCGCCGGTCAGTTACCGGTGGTGGCCACCGTGCACCACCCCATCACTCGGGACCGGGTACTGGACCTCGCCGCCGCGCGGTGGTGGCGGAAACCGTTGGTACATCGGTGGTACGGATTCGCCACCATGCAAAAGCAGGTGGCGCGCCAGATCCCCGAGTTGTTGACGGTCTCGTCGTCGTCGGCCGCGGACATCGTCACCGACTTCGGTGTCTCGCCAGACCAACTGCACGTGGTGCCGCTGGGCGTCAACACCAACCTCTTCAAGCCCGGTCCGCTGCCCCGCCAGCGCGGGCGCGTGATGGCGATCGCCAGTGCCGACACCCCGCTCAAAGGAGTCAGCACGCTCTTGCACGCCATCGCGCGGCTGCGGGTCAACCGCGACCTGGAGTTGCGTCTGGTCGCCAAGGTCGAACCCAACGGCCCTACCCACAAACTCATCGCCGAGCTGGGCATTTCCGACATCGTCCACATTTCCAGTGGTCTGTCTGACGCGGACCTCGCGGCCCTGTTCGCGTCGGCCGAAGTGGCCTGTATTCCCTCTCTCTACGAGGGCTTTTCGCTGCCGGCGGTGGAAGCCATGGCCAGCGGCACCCCGATCGTCGCCAGCCGGGTGGGCGCGTTGCCCGAGGTCTTGGGGACCGACGGCGCCTGTGCCGAGCTGGTGCCACCGGCGAACGTCGACGCCCTCACCGAGGCGTTGGGCGGACTGCTCGATTCGCCGGAGAAGCGCGCCGACCTGGGACGCGCGGGACGCGACCGGGCCGTCAACGTCTTCAGTTGGGAGGCTGTGGCCGCCCAAACCGTGCGGGTATATGAGCGGGCGATCGCGCGAAAGGCCGCCATGGGAAGTCAGACGCAGTGCTGA
- a CDS encoding DUF3072 domain-containing protein yields MTDDPGQAARENPEKDPSQWVTGDEPMTGPQRSYLNTLAREAGEDPPDNLTKAQASDLIDKLQERTGRGQG; encoded by the coding sequence ATGACTGACGACCCCGGCCAGGCGGCACGTGAAAACCCGGAGAAGGACCCGTCGCAGTGGGTGACCGGTGACGAACCGATGACCGGTCCGCAGCGCAGTTACCTGAACACATTGGCGCGGGAAGCCGGCGAGGATCCTCCGGACAACCTCACCAAGGCGCAGGCGTCAGATCTCATCGACAAGTTGCAAGAGCGTACGGGAAGGGGCCAGGGATGA
- a CDS encoding class I SAM-dependent methyltransferase, with product MPRQYASSTQRLFSLAEQVQGFMPDDEGRALYEAAVRYLDGGVGVEIGTYCGKSTLLLGAAAQETDSVLYTVDHHHGSEEHQPGWEFHDASMVDEVTGLFDTLPTFRRTLDAAHLDDHVVAIVGKSPVVARAWRSPLQLLFIDGGHSEAAATQDFEGWAKWVRTGGALVIHDVFPDPRDGGRPPYYIYCRAIDSGQFQEVGVTGSLRVLERTGGTIGEHIHVSG from the coding sequence ATGCCGCGCCAGTATGCGAGTTCGACACAGCGCCTTTTCTCCCTCGCCGAACAGGTGCAAGGTTTCATGCCAGACGATGAAGGACGAGCGCTGTACGAAGCCGCCGTGCGCTATCTCGACGGCGGCGTCGGTGTCGAGATCGGTACCTATTGCGGCAAATCGACCCTGCTCCTCGGGGCAGCGGCTCAGGAAACCGACAGTGTCCTCTACACCGTCGATCATCACCATGGATCCGAAGAACATCAGCCCGGCTGGGAATTCCACGACGCCTCGATGGTCGACGAAGTCACCGGACTCTTCGACACGTTGCCCACGTTTCGCCGCACACTGGACGCCGCCCACCTCGACGACCACGTCGTCGCGATCGTCGGTAAGTCACCGGTCGTCGCACGCGCCTGGCGCTCACCGCTGCAGTTGCTGTTCATCGACGGCGGGCACTCTGAAGCCGCCGCCACACAGGACTTCGAGGGGTGGGCGAAGTGGGTGCGCACCGGCGGGGCGCTGGTCATCCACGACGTCTTCCCAGACCCTAGGGACGGCGGCCGACCGCCATACTACATCTATTGCCGCGCAATCGATTCCGGGCAGTTCCAGGAGGTGGGGGTGACCGGCTCGCTACGCGTTCTGGAACGCACCGGCGGAACGATCGGTGAGCACATTCACGTCAGCGGCTAG